In Anaerobranca californiensis DSM 14826, a single genomic region encodes these proteins:
- the dnaJ gene encoding molecular chaperone DnaJ → MSKRDYYEVLGVKKDASQEEIKKAYRILARKYHPDVNPGNKDAEAKFKEVKEAYETLSDPQKRQYYDQFGHVDPNNGGFGGFGGQGFGGFGGFEDIFESFFGGGFGTQAARRGPVRGADLRYDLEITFEEAAFGIEREISVQKMTNCTTCNGTGAKSQSSIKTCPTCKGTGQIQYTQNTPFGRFINVKTCDSCHGEGTIIKEPCTTCNGRGKVLANKKILIKVPAGIDHGQRLRVAGEGEPGEKGGPPGDLYVFIHIKPHSIFKRIDNDVIIEETISYVQGALGVEIEVPTLDGKAKLKIPPGTQSGTIFKLKGKGIPYIRGIGRGDQHVKVKVEIPKTLSEEERQYLRKIAEIRKEPVDNSSKGIFSRVKDAFKN, encoded by the coding sequence ATGAGTAAAAGGGATTATTACGAGGTGCTGGGTGTAAAAAAGGATGCAAGTCAAGAAGAAATAAAAAAGGCATACAGGATTTTAGCTAGGAAATACCATCCCGATGTAAACCCGGGTAATAAAGATGCAGAAGCAAAATTTAAGGAAGTAAAAGAAGCCTATGAAACCCTTTCCGATCCCCAAAAAAGGCAATATTATGATCAATTTGGACACGTCGATCCCAATAACGGAGGATTTGGTGGCTTTGGCGGACAAGGATTTGGAGGTTTTGGTGGCTTTGAAGATATATTTGAATCCTTTTTTGGCGGCGGTTTTGGTACACAGGCTGCTAGAAGAGGTCCAGTCAGAGGTGCTGACCTTCGCTATGACCTAGAAATTACCTTTGAAGAAGCGGCATTTGGGATAGAGCGGGAAATTTCTGTTCAAAAAATGACCAATTGTACAACATGTAATGGTACTGGGGCAAAAAGCCAAAGCAGTATAAAAACTTGTCCAACTTGTAAAGGTACAGGCCAAATTCAATATACACAAAATACCCCTTTTGGTCGTTTCATCAATGTTAAGACTTGTGATAGTTGTCATGGTGAAGGAACTATTATTAAAGAACCTTGTACAACATGTAATGGCAGGGGTAAAGTATTAGCAAACAAAAAAATTCTCATAAAGGTACCGGCAGGAATAGATCATGGCCAAAGGTTAAGGGTTGCTGGAGAAGGAGAACCAGGAGAGAAAGGGGGACCACCAGGAGATTTATATGTCTTTATTCATATTAAGCCCCACTCCATCTTTAAACGGATCGATAATGATGTAATAATTGAAGAAACTATTTCTTACGTCCAAGGAGCTTTAGGGGTAGAAATTGAAGTTCCTACATTAGATGGTAAAGCAAAATTAAAAATTCCTCCAGGCACTCAAAGTGGTACAATATTTAAATTGAAGGGCAAGGGAATTCCATATATCAGAGGTATCGGCCGTGGAGATCAGCATGTTAAAGTAAAGGTGGAAATTCCTAAAACCTTATCTGAAGAAGAAAGACAATACTTGAGAAAAATCGCGGAAATTCGCAAAGAACCAGTAGATAATAGTTCAAAGGGTATTTTCAGTAGAGTTAAAGATGCTTTTAAAAATTAA
- a CDS encoding GatB/YqeY domain-containing protein: protein MNLVDRLTADMKTAMKNGDKLALSVIRMMRSEIKYAEISKGSPLTEEDVLEVLSRECKKRRDSIEEYIKGNRQDIAAQLEKEVEIISTYLPKQLTREEIQSIIDEGLRETQVSSVKEMGKLMAYIMPKVKGKADGKLVNQLVKERLSN from the coding sequence TTGAATTTGGTAGACCGCCTGACGGCAGACATGAAAACTGCCATGAAAAATGGAGATAAATTGGCTCTGTCTGTTATACGTATGATGCGTTCGGAAATCAAATATGCAGAAATCTCTAAAGGAAGTCCTCTCACTGAAGAAGATGTCCTAGAAGTTCTTAGTAGAGAATGTAAAAAGAGAAGGGATTCCATTGAGGAATATATAAAAGGGAATCGTCAAGATATAGCTGCTCAACTAGAAAAGGAAGTGGAAATTATCAGCACTTACTTGCCTAAACAGCTAACTAGAGAAGAAATCCAGAGTATAATAGATGAGGGCTTAAGAGAAACACAAGTTTCTTCTGTAAAAGAAATGGGTAAACTTATGGCATATATCATGCCGAAAGTAAAAGGAAAAGCAGATGGAAAACTTGTCAATCAATTAGTAAAAGAAAGGCTATCTAACTAG
- the floA gene encoding flotillin-like protein FloA (flotillin-like protein involved in membrane lipid rafts), which yields MIFMVILIFLGILFLTLLFSFIPVGLWISAWAAGVKIGLFNLVGMRIRKVIPARIVNPLIKATKAGLDLQIDKLEAHYLAGGNVDRVVNALIAAQRADIDLGFERATAIDLAGRDVLQAVQMSVNPKVIETPVVAAVAKDGIEVKAKARVTVRANIDRLVGGAGEETIIARVGEGIVTTIGSAQTHKEVLENPDAISRNVLDRSLDAGTAFQILSIDIADVDVGKNIGAELQTDQAEADKRIAQAKAEERRAMAVALEQEMKARVQEMRAKVVEAEAEVPKAMAQALREGRISVMDYYQLKNINADTNMREAISKSSKEEKGS from the coding sequence ATGATTTTTATGGTGATTTTAATTTTTCTAGGTATACTCTTTTTAACATTGTTATTTAGTTTTATACCAGTAGGTCTCTGGATTTCTGCTTGGGCAGCAGGGGTTAAGATAGGTTTATTTAACCTTGTAGGAATGAGGATAAGAAAAGTAATCCCAGCTAGAATTGTAAATCCGTTAATAAAAGCTACTAAAGCAGGTTTAGATTTACAGATTGATAAATTAGAAGCCCATTATTTAGCAGGGGGTAATGTTGACAGGGTAGTCAATGCTTTAATTGCTGCCCAAAGGGCAGATATCGATTTAGGTTTTGAAAGGGCAACTGCCATCGATTTAGCAGGTAGAGATGTTTTGCAAGCTGTACAAATGAGTGTTAATCCTAAGGTTATAGAAACTCCTGTTGTAGCCGCTGTGGCAAAGGATGGTATTGAAGTAAAAGCTAAGGCAAGGGTGACAGTAAGGGCTAATATCGATCGCCTTGTCGGTGGTGCCGGTGAAGAAACTATTATTGCCAGGGTTGGTGAAGGTATAGTAACAACAATAGGTTCTGCTCAAACCCATAAAGAAGTTTTAGAAAATCCCGATGCTATTTCACGGAATGTTTTAGATCGCTCACTAGACGCAGGAACAGCTTTTCAAATTTTATCCATCGATATAGCGGATGTTGATGTAGGTAAAAATATTGGAGCTGAGTTACAAACAGACCAAGCTGAAGCTGATAAGCGAATTGCCCAGGCTAAAGCTGAAGAAAGAAGGGCAATGGCCGTTGCTTTAGAGCAAGAAATGAAGGCTAGGGTTCAAGAAATGAGAGCTAAAGTTGTGGAAGCGGAAGCTGAAGTACCTAAGGCTATGGCCCAGGCTTTAAGGGAAGGAAGAATATCCGTTATGGATTACTACCAGTTGAAAAATATCAATGCTGATACAAATATGAGGGAAGCAATTTCAAAAAGTTCTAAAGAAGAAAAAGGAAGTTAA
- the rpsU gene encoding 30S ribosomal protein S21: protein MAEVKIGKNESLDNALRRFKRSCQRSGVLSELRKREFYDKPSVKRKKKAEAARKKKKF from the coding sequence GTGGCTGAAGTCAAAATTGGCAAAAACGAGTCCCTGGATAATGCCCTAAGGCGTTTTAAACGCTCATGCCAACGCTCTGGCGTTCTCTCAGAACTCCGCAAAAGAGAATTCTACGATAAACCAAGCGTAAAACGTAAAAAGAAAGCAGAAGCAGCAAGGAAGAAGAAAAAGTTCTAG
- the mtaB gene encoding tRNA (N(6)-L-threonylcarbamoyladenosine(37)-C(2))-methylthiotransferase MtaB: MNKVAFMTLGCKVNQDETESMMDLFKKSGYQVVDFDDKSDIYVINTCTVTQVGSKKSRQMIRRAHRLNPDALIVVTGCYSQTASEEVAKIPGVRLIVGNDQKHNIVKLSEEALNKRKDEKPKILVSQRHELTEFHSLPIATNRQRHRATLKIQEGCDNFCTYCIVPYARGPIRSKPLKDVVEDCKQLVKEGYREIVLTGIHLGSYGKDLSESLSLADVVNSLSELSDLKRLRLSSIEPTDFSVELLTAIKNSNNICNHFHVPLQNGCDKILDLMGRKYNTAYYEKVIETLRSLKKDVAITTDIMVGFPGETEEDFNKTLEFVQKIQFSGIHVFKYSPREGTPASSFPNQVPNSIKDKRSDILTKKALELKQQFNQLFLGKEVDVLFEKAVDDQIEGHTTNYIVVQAYGRKELLGSILPVELLEIRGESVFGRIKGEFNGR, from the coding sequence TTGAATAAAGTAGCATTTATGACACTAGGATGTAAAGTTAATCAAGATGAAACGGAAAGTATGATGGATTTATTTAAAAAAAGCGGTTATCAAGTGGTGGATTTTGATGATAAATCAGATATCTATGTAATAAATACTTGTACTGTTACTCAAGTTGGAAGTAAAAAGTCAAGGCAAATGATAAGAAGGGCCCATCGCTTAAACCCCGATGCTTTAATAGTAGTTACAGGTTGTTATTCTCAAACAGCTAGCGAAGAAGTGGCAAAAATTCCTGGAGTCCGTTTAATAGTTGGCAATGACCAAAAACACAATATTGTAAAATTATCAGAAGAAGCTTTAAATAAAAGAAAAGATGAAAAACCTAAAATTTTAGTTTCACAAAGACATGAATTAACAGAATTCCATTCATTACCAATTGCTACAAATCGTCAGCGCCATAGGGCTACCCTTAAAATACAAGAAGGTTGTGACAATTTCTGTACATACTGTATTGTTCCTTATGCAAGGGGGCCAATTCGCAGCAAACCATTAAAAGATGTGGTGGAAGATTGTAAACAATTGGTAAAAGAAGGTTATCGGGAAATTGTTTTAACGGGAATCCATTTAGGATCCTATGGAAAAGACTTATCAGAATCTTTGAGTTTAGCAGATGTGGTAAATTCTTTGAGTGAGTTAAGTGATTTAAAGAGGCTAAGGTTAAGTTCCATAGAACCTACCGATTTTTCCGTGGAATTATTAACAGCTATTAAAAATTCAAATAATATCTGCAACCATTTTCACGTACCTTTACAAAATGGTTGTGATAAAATTTTAGATTTAATGGGTCGCAAATATAATACCGCATATTATGAAAAAGTAATAGAAACCTTACGTTCTCTAAAAAAAGATGTAGCTATAACAACTGATATTATGGTAGGTTTTCCTGGAGAAACAGAAGAAGATTTTAATAAAACATTAGAATTTGTCCAAAAAATTCAATTCTCTGGTATCCATGTATTTAAATATTCCCCAAGGGAAGGTACCCCTGCCAGTAGTTTTCCTAATCAGGTGCCGAATTCAATTAAAGATAAAAGAAGTGATATATTAACAAAAAAAGCTTTAGAACTTAAACAGCAGTTTAATCAACTCTTTTTAGGAAAAGAAGTAGATGTTTTATTTGAAAAAGCTGTAGATGATCAAATAGAAGGACACACTACCAATTATATAGTAGTTCAAGCTTATGGAAGAAAAGAGTTATTAGGCTCTATTTTACCTGTGGAATTATTAGAAATTAGAGGAGAAAGTGTATTTGGCAGAATAAAAGGTGAATTTAACGGAAGATAA
- the yqfC gene encoding sporulation protein YqfC — MSKKADKIKLGLAEFFDIPKDIILNLPRIIIIGQIQVYIENHQGIKEFRDDYVKIDLPQGFLEIKGKNLLLRNVYSDDLLLDGEINSINFIK, encoded by the coding sequence ATGTCTAAAAAAGCTGATAAAATTAAGCTAGGTTTGGCGGAATTTTTTGATATACCAAAAGATATTATCCTTAATTTACCCCGTATAATAATTATTGGACAAATACAAGTTTATATAGAAAATCATCAAGGAATAAAGGAATTTAGAGATGATTATGTAAAAATAGATTTACCCCAAGGCTTCTTAGAAATCAAAGGGAAAAATCTTCTGCTAAGAAACGTCTATAGTGATGATTTACTGCTAGATGGGGAAATAAATTCTATTAATTTTATTAAATAG
- the prmA gene encoding 50S ribosomal protein L11 methyltransferase — protein sequence MEWLEVKISTDPLYGEAICNFIHEIGVGGVVIEDQQTVENYIKSNVWDYYSEDVHVLEDGMIIKCYLPVNDKLHDTLSAIRSYVATVNEQGEYSVTTTQLSQHDWEHQWKQFYKTVYVTPKLVIKPKWVEYTKKGDEKVVELDPGLAFGTGTHPTTNLCLKKLIELVSSDTTIIDVGCGSGILSIAAALFGGKAIALDIDPLAVKAAKENVELNNLSDRVTVLEGTLSSQNLPQCDILVANIIADVILTLIPQIEYVLKPNGYMIFSGIIISRQKEVIECLNNHKYIIKDIDIDGDWVAITAQRME from the coding sequence GTGGAGTGGTTAGAAGTTAAAATTAGCACTGACCCTTTATATGGAGAAGCAATTTGCAATTTTATCCATGAAATAGGGGTTGGCGGAGTGGTTATTGAAGATCAGCAAACAGTAGAAAATTATATTAAAAGCAATGTATGGGATTATTATAGTGAAGATGTTCATGTCCTAGAGGATGGTATGATAATTAAATGTTATTTACCGGTAAATGATAAATTACATGACACCCTATCGGCAATTAGAAGCTATGTAGCAACAGTTAATGAACAAGGGGAGTACAGTGTAACCACCACCCAACTTTCACAACATGACTGGGAACATCAATGGAAACAATTTTATAAAACCGTTTATGTGACCCCTAAATTAGTAATTAAGCCTAAGTGGGTAGAGTATACTAAAAAGGGTGATGAAAAGGTAGTTGAATTAGATCCGGGGCTTGCCTTCGGTACCGGTACACACCCTACAACAAATCTTTGTTTAAAAAAGTTAATAGAATTGGTATCTTCCGATACAACTATTATCGATGTGGGATGCGGTTCAGGAATTTTATCAATAGCAGCGGCCCTATTTGGAGGTAAAGCAATAGCTTTAGATATTGATCCTTTGGCCGTTAAAGCAGCAAAGGAGAATGTAGAGTTAAATAACTTATCAGATAGAGTAACGGTACTAGAAGGAACCCTTTCTAGTCAAAATCTACCACAATGTGATATTTTAGTGGCTAATATTATCGCAGATGTTATATTAACTTTAATTCCTCAAATAGAATATGTGTTAAAACCAAATGGATATATGATTTTTTCAGGAATAATTATATCCCGTCAAAAAGAAGTTATAGAATGTTTAAATAACCATAAATATATAATCAAAGACATTGATATTGACGGAGATTGGGTAGCTATAACAGCTCAAAGGATGGAGTAA
- a CDS encoding histidine triad nucleotide-binding protein yields MDCIFCKIVKGEIPAKKVYEDNDVLAFHDINPQAPIHILIIPKKHYSNILQTELKEIKPIFKAIKKLASDLELEEGFRIVNNCGELGGQTVEHVHFHLLGKRKLTWPPG; encoded by the coding sequence ATGGACTGTATTTTTTGTAAAATTGTAAAAGGTGAAATTCCTGCAAAAAAAGTATATGAAGATAATGATGTTTTGGCTTTTCACGATATAAATCCCCAAGCTCCCATTCATATACTAATAATTCCTAAAAAACACTATTCTAACATCCTCCAAACAGAACTTAAAGAAATTAAACCAATTTTTAAAGCTATTAAAAAACTTGCCAGTGATTTGGAATTAGAGGAAGGTTTTAGGATAGTTAATAACTGCGGTGAACTAGGCGGTCAAACAGTAGAACATGTACACTTTCACCTTTTAGGAAAAAGAAAATTAACTTGGCCGCCAGGATAG
- a CDS encoding NfeD family protein, protein MKKLNIVILLMLFIFYTFLSTPISYANGDNSVFLITLDREIDGALPRILRRAINEAEMSKVDLIILEINSPGGYIKEAGQIRDILVSTDIPIYAFVNNNAFSAAAFLALACDRIYMTPQGAIGDAQVILADGQPAPEKIISAWDGQMRSLAEARGRDPEIASAMVRIEKEIEGLVSKNELLTLTANQALQYGYCEGIYNSIEELLTALNYHNPKIIKFEQSLAETLARFITAPQVASILLSVGMFALIIEVFSSGFGIAGIISIISFTLFFGGHIIAGFANLEFIILFILGILLLIAEMFFAGFGILGVGGVTLIFLSVIFTARSVSDGLVILGWAILFTIILLVVFYKLLAKSKRLDKLVLKQQENKEQGYIASAKYENLLGKEGKTITMLRPSGIAEIDGQRYDVVSEGSFISSNTKIKVVKVGSNNIVVKKID, encoded by the coding sequence GTGAAAAAGCTGAATATAGTGATACTATTGATGCTGTTCATTTTTTATACTTTCCTTTCTACACCAATTAGTTATGCTAATGGGGATAACAGTGTTTTCCTTATAACTTTAGACCGTGAAATAGATGGAGCTTTACCAAGGATTTTGAGAAGAGCTATTAATGAAGCAGAAATGTCTAAAGTAGATTTAATAATATTAGAAATTAATTCACCTGGAGGATATATTAAAGAAGCAGGGCAAATTAGGGATATTTTAGTTTCTACAGATATTCCCATTTATGCCTTTGTTAATAATAACGCCTTTTCAGCAGCAGCTTTTTTAGCCTTAGCCTGTGATAGAATATACATGACCCCTCAAGGAGCAATTGGAGATGCCCAAGTAATATTGGCGGACGGACAACCGGCACCTGAAAAAATAATATCAGCGTGGGATGGCCAAATGCGTTCATTGGCAGAAGCAAGGGGTAGAGACCCTGAAATAGCTTCTGCTATGGTGAGAATTGAAAAGGAAATTGAAGGCTTAGTTAGTAAAAATGAGTTATTAACATTGACAGCTAATCAAGCCCTTCAATATGGGTATTGTGAAGGTATATATAACTCAATAGAGGAGTTATTGACAGCTTTAAATTATCATAATCCAAAGATAATCAAATTTGAACAATCATTGGCAGAAACTCTAGCCCGTTTTATTACAGCCCCGCAAGTTGCTTCAATTTTACTTTCTGTGGGAATGTTTGCCTTAATTATTGAAGTCTTTTCCTCTGGTTTTGGTATAGCAGGTATAATTTCTATAATATCTTTTACACTATTTTTTGGTGGCCATATCATTGCAGGCTTTGCCAATCTAGAGTTTATAATTTTATTTATTTTAGGTATTCTATTGTTGATTGCAGAAATGTTTTTTGCAGGTTTCGGTATTTTGGGAGTTGGAGGGGTTACTTTGATATTTTTAAGTGTAATTTTTACTGCCAGGTCAGTTTCTGATGGTTTAGTTATTTTAGGATGGGCAATTTTGTTTACTATTATTTTGCTAGTTGTTTTCTATAAATTATTGGCAAAATCAAAACGTTTAGATAAATTAGTGTTGAAACAGCAAGAAAATAAAGAACAAGGTTATATAGCATCAGCAAAATATGAAAATTTACTAGGAAAAGAAGGAAAAACGATTACAATGCTACGACCTTCAGGTATTGCTGAAATTGATGGTCAACGGTATGATGTGGTTTCAGAAGGTAGTTTTATTTCTTCCAACACCAAAATAAAAGTCGTTAAAGTTGGAAGTAATAATATAGTAGTTAAAAAAATTGACTAA
- a CDS encoding 16S rRNA (uracil(1498)-N(3))-methyltransferase has protein sequence MFRIAIDQKLSIGQKLLISGEEYHYITKVLRLKEKDEIIVFNQSEEFLSSVLCQSQKEVTLLVKEKLENDKEPNKEVVLAFGYPKGEKIDWIVQKATELGVREIWPVITNRSLIKLDDKKIAKKIERLYKIAKEATEQCGRLKIPKINIFSSTKEMAKNISGEDLLLIPWEKEKENTLPKEKLKEINGKIIIFIGPEGGFDKGEIEVFNSFSTITLGKRILRAETACIVATTLVMYNLGELGGKGFE, from the coding sequence ATGTTTAGGATAGCAATAGATCAAAAACTTAGTATAGGTCAAAAACTGTTAATATCCGGTGAAGAATACCATTATATAACTAAAGTATTGAGGCTGAAAGAAAAAGATGAAATTATCGTATTTAACCAATCCGAGGAGTTTTTGTCCTCGGTTTTGTGTCAATCCCAAAAAGAAGTAACATTGCTTGTAAAGGAAAAATTAGAAAATGACAAAGAACCGAATAAAGAAGTTGTATTAGCCTTTGGTTATCCAAAGGGAGAAAAAATAGATTGGATAGTACAAAAGGCTACAGAACTTGGAGTAAGGGAAATTTGGCCAGTTATAACAAATCGTTCATTGATAAAGTTAGATGATAAAAAAATAGCTAAAAAGATAGAAAGACTTTATAAAATTGCTAAAGAAGCAACTGAACAGTGTGGTAGGTTAAAAATCCCTAAAATAAATATTTTTAGCTCTACTAAAGAAATGGCTAAAAATATCAGTGGTGAAGACCTTTTATTAATACCTTGGGAAAAGGAAAAGGAAAACACCCTGCCTAAAGAAAAATTAAAGGAAATAAATGGGAAAATTATAATCTTTATTGGTCCTGAAGGTGGTTTCGATAAGGGAGAAATAGAAGTATTTAATTCTTTTTCAACCATCACTTTAGGTAAAAGGATTTTAAGGGCGGAAACGGCATGTATAGTGGCAACAACCCTAGTAATGTATAACCTAGGAGAACTAGGAGGTAAGGGATTTGAATAA
- the dnaK gene encoding molecular chaperone DnaK has translation MSKVIGIDLGTTNSVVAVLEGGEPTVIVNAEGNRTTPSVVSFTKNGERVVGQAAKRQAITNPNTIVSIKRHMGTNYKVKIDDKEYTPQEISAFILQKLKTDAENYLGEKVTKAVITVPAYFNDSQRQATKDAGRIAGLEVLRIINEPTAAALAYGLDKGEDNQTILVYDLGGGTFDVSILELGDGVFEVKATSGNNRLGGDDFDERIIQYLIAEFKKETGIDLSKDKMAMQRLKEAAEKAKIELSSVTTTNINLPFISAGPEGPAHLDITLTRAKFNELTEDLVEATMEPTRRALRDAGLTPDQIDKVILVGGSTRIPAVQEAIKKELGKEPYKGINPDEVVALGAAIQAGVLAGEVKDVLLLDVTPLSLGIETLGGVFTKLIERNTTIPTSKSQIFSTAADNQTSVEIHVLQGEREMAKDNKTLGRFILDGIPPAPRGVPQIEVTFDIDANGIVNVSAKDKGTGKEQKITITSSSGLSDEEIERMVKEAEKYAEEDKKRKEEAETRNNADNLIYSTEKALKELGDKVDANLKGKVEEKINNLKKALEGTDMAKIKESSEQLTEELHKLSTMLYQQTQNGGQNSEGPAPKDAKDGKDDNVVDADFEDFSGK, from the coding sequence ATGAGTAAAGTAATAGGTATAGACTTAGGAACAACAAACTCAGTAGTTGCTGTTTTGGAAGGAGGGGAACCTACTGTTATCGTAAATGCTGAAGGTAACAGAACAACTCCTTCTGTAGTAAGTTTTACTAAAAATGGTGAAAGGGTAGTTGGTCAAGCTGCTAAAAGGCAAGCAATAACTAACCCAAATACAATTGTTTCTATTAAAAGACATATGGGTACAAACTATAAAGTTAAAATAGATGATAAAGAATATACTCCCCAAGAAATATCAGCCTTTATCTTACAAAAACTTAAAACAGATGCTGAAAACTATTTAGGAGAAAAAGTTACTAAAGCGGTTATTACTGTACCTGCATATTTTAATGATAGTCAAAGACAAGCGACAAAAGATGCCGGTCGAATTGCTGGTTTAGAAGTACTTAGAATAATCAACGAACCAACGGCTGCTGCCTTAGCCTATGGTTTAGATAAAGGTGAAGATAATCAAACTATTTTAGTTTATGATTTAGGTGGCGGTACTTTTGATGTAAGTATCTTAGAGTTAGGTGATGGAGTCTTTGAAGTAAAGGCGACAAGTGGTAATAACCGCTTAGGTGGAGATGATTTTGATGAAAGAATTATCCAATATCTAATTGCAGAGTTCAAAAAAGAAACAGGAATAGATTTAAGTAAAGACAAAATGGCTATGCAACGCTTAAAAGAAGCGGCAGAAAAAGCTAAGATCGAATTATCTAGTGTAACTACTACAAATATAAACTTGCCCTTTATTTCTGCAGGTCCAGAGGGTCCTGCCCACTTAGATATTACTTTAACTAGAGCTAAGTTTAATGAACTAACTGAAGATTTAGTAGAAGCAACTATGGAACCAACTAGAAGGGCTTTAAGGGATGCAGGTTTAACTCCTGATCAAATAGATAAGGTTATTTTGGTAGGTGGATCAACAAGGATCCCTGCAGTTCAAGAAGCTATTAAAAAGGAATTAGGTAAAGAACCTTATAAAGGGATTAATCCCGATGAAGTAGTTGCATTAGGTGCAGCTATTCAAGCAGGGGTGTTAGCAGGAGAAGTTAAAGATGTATTACTCCTTGATGTTACACCATTGTCTTTAGGTATTGAAACTTTAGGTGGAGTATTTACTAAGTTAATTGAAAGAAATACTACTATTCCAACTTCTAAGAGTCAAATTTTCTCTACTGCAGCAGATAACCAAACCAGTGTAGAAATCCATGTTCTACAAGGTGAAAGGGAAATGGCTAAAGATAACAAAACCTTAGGAAGATTTATCCTTGATGGTATCCCACCAGCTCCAAGGGGAGTCCCACAAATTGAAGTAACCTTCGATATAGATGCTAACGGTATTGTCAATGTTTCTGCTAAAGATAAAGGAACAGGTAAAGAACAAAAAATTACCATTACTTCCTCTAGTGGTTTAAGTGATGAAGAAATTGAACGGATGGTTAAAGAAGCAGAAAAATATGCTGAAGAAGATAAAAAACGTAAAGAAGAAGCTGAAACTAGAAACAATGCCGATAACTTAATTTACAGTACTGAAAAAGCGTTAAAAGAATTAGGAGATAAAGTAGATGCTAATTTGAAAGGAAAAGTGGAAGAAAAGATTAATAACTTGAAAAAGGCTTTAGAAGGTACCGATATGGCAAAAATCAAAGAATCCTCCGAACAATTAACTGAAGAGCTCCATAAACTTTCAACAATGTTATATCAACAAACTCAAAATGGAGGACAAAACAGCGAAGGCCCAGCTCCTAAGGATGCTAAAGATGGTAAAGACGATAATGTAGTAGATGCTGATTTTGAAGACTTTTCTGGTAAGTAA